The Phacochoerus africanus isolate WHEZ1 chromosome 15, ROS_Pafr_v1, whole genome shotgun sequence genome has a segment encoding these proteins:
- the GPR15LG gene encoding protein GPR15LG: MRFLALTSLLCILLLCLSFFSAEGRRHPRNPAKPGKIRICCPRLPVPDLMPRKGHHMRICRPCKFKQKPQLWVVPGALPQV; the protein is encoded by the exons ATGAGGTTTCTAGCCCTCACCAGCCTGCTCTGCATCTTGCTTCTCTGCTTGTCCTTCTTCTCTGCAGAAG GGAGAAGGCATCCCAGGAACCCTGCCAAGCCCGGGAAAATCAGGATCTGCTGTCCCCGACTTCCTGTCCCAGACCTGATGCCCCGTAAAG GACACCATATGAGGATCTGCAGACCATGCAAGTTCAAGCAAAAGCCCCAACTTTGGGTGGTGCCTGGGGCACTCCCACAGGTTTAG